TATGTGATGGAGAACAGCTTTTTCTCCGTAATATGCACAGAGACCTTCAGTATGGATTATCTCCATATTCTCTCTTCAGGTTATCTCTGTAGTCGTTGATCTTTTCTCTTAGTTTTTTGTCACCTAAGGCAAGTATCTGTATGGCAAATAAGGCAGCATTTTTTGCTCCTGATTTTCCAATGCTCATTGTTCCTACGGGGATGCCCGATGGCATTTGAACAATAGAAAAGAGGGCATCCAAACCCTGAAGCGGACCACATTCTGCAGGGACACCGATTACCGGCAATGTAGTGTAGGAGGCAATGATTCCTGGCAGCTGGGCAGATAAGCCAGCAATTGCGATAACAACAGAAAAATCTTTCTCTAAGTTCTGGGACAAAAGAACCGTTTTTTGAGGTGACCTATGAGCAGATGAGATAAATACTGTATATTCCACCCCAAAATCCCCGAGTATTTTTTTCGCTTCTTCTACTAAGGGCAGGTCGCTTTTACTACCTGCAAATATCGCGACCTTCATTTTAATCTCCAGAGAGCTTTATTGCCAATATCCTTCCTGTAATGCATCCCTTCAAAATATATCTTTTCTACAGCCTCGTATGCCTTTTTCTGGGCAACTGCAAACTCCTCTGCATAAGATGTAACACCCAACACCCTCCCTCCATTTGTTACTAT
The sequence above is drawn from the Deltaproteobacteria bacterium genome and encodes:
- the purE gene encoding 5-(carboxyamino)imidazole ribonucleotide mutase; translated protein: MKVAIFAGSKSDLPLVEEAKKILGDFGVEYTVFISSAHRSPQKTVLLSQNLEKDFSVVIAIAGLSAQLPGIIASYTTLPVIGVPAECGPLQGLDALFSIVQMPSGIPVGTMSIGKSGAKNAALFAIQILALGDKKLREKINDYRDNLKREYGDNPY